Proteins encoded in a region of the Gaiellales bacterium genome:
- the atpD gene encoding F0F1 ATP synthase subunit beta, with protein sequence MSQNGESARVGTIVEIKGVVVDAVFSGEMPSIYNAIEIKVPASAGEESERVLVAEVQQHLGDGRIRAIAMDATDGLARGLEVTDTGGPITVPVGEPTLGRIFNVLGEAIDNGDPVGTEERWPIHREPPAFEMLSPTTEIFETGIKVIDLLAPYVKGGKVGLFGGAGVGKTVLIMELINNIAQEHGGLSVFAGVGERTREGNGLYLEMKESGVINKTALVFGQMNEPPGARLRVGLSGLTMAEYFRDQLGQDVLLFIDNIFRFVQAGSEVSALLGRMPSAVGYQPTLATEMGQLQERITSTAKGSITSIQAIYVPADDLTDPAPAASFAHLDATTTLSRSIAERGIYPAVDPLDSRSNLLQKGTVGDEHYDTATSVQEVLQRYKDLESIIAILGMDELSDEDKVVVGRARKVQQFLGQPFHVAEVFTGTPGKYVRLEDTIRGFQEILEGKYDDLPEQAFRLVGGIEEVVEAAEKLKATA encoded by the coding sequence ATGTCCCAGAACGGAGAGTCCGCGCGCGTCGGCACCATCGTCGAGATCAAGGGCGTCGTCGTGGACGCGGTCTTCTCCGGCGAGATGCCCTCGATCTACAACGCCATCGAGATCAAGGTTCCGGCCAGCGCCGGCGAGGAGTCGGAGCGCGTGCTCGTGGCGGAGGTGCAGCAGCACCTCGGCGACGGACGCATCCGCGCCATCGCGATGGACGCGACGGACGGCCTGGCTCGCGGGCTCGAGGTGACCGACACGGGCGGCCCGATCACCGTGCCCGTCGGCGAGCCGACGCTGGGACGCATCTTCAACGTGCTGGGCGAGGCGATCGACAACGGCGATCCGGTCGGCACGGAGGAGCGCTGGCCGATCCACCGCGAGCCGCCGGCGTTCGAGATGCTCTCGCCGACCACCGAGATCTTCGAGACGGGGATCAAGGTCATCGACCTGCTCGCCCCGTACGTCAAGGGCGGCAAGGTCGGCCTCTTCGGCGGCGCCGGCGTGGGCAAGACGGTGCTGATCATGGAGCTGATCAACAACATCGCCCAGGAGCACGGCGGCCTGTCCGTGTTCGCCGGCGTCGGCGAGCGCACCCGCGAGGGCAACGGCCTCTACCTGGAGATGAAGGAGTCCGGGGTCATCAACAAGACCGCGCTCGTCTTCGGGCAGATGAACGAGCCCCCGGGAGCGCGCCTGCGCGTCGGCCTGTCCGGCCTGACCATGGCGGAGTACTTCCGCGACCAGCTCGGCCAGGACGTGCTGCTCTTCATCGACAACATCTTCCGGTTCGTGCAGGCCGGCTCCGAGGTGTCGGCGCTCCTCGGCCGCATGCCGAGCGCCGTGGGCTACCAGCCCACCCTCGCCACCGAGATGGGCCAGCTGCAGGAGCGGATCACGTCGACCGCCAAGGGCTCGATCACGTCGATCCAGGCGATCTACGTCCCCGCAGACGACCTGACCGACCCGGCCCCGGCCGCGTCGTTCGCCCACCTCGACGCGACGACCACGCTCTCGCGCTCCATCGCCGAGCGCGGCATCTACCCGGCCGTCGACCCGCTGGACTCGCGCTCGAACCTGCTCCAGAAGGGCACGGTCGGCGACGAGCACTACGACACGGCGACGAGCGTGCAGGAGGTGCTGCAGCGGTACAAGGACCTCGAGAGCATCATCGCCATCCTCGGGATGGACGAGCTCTCCGACGAGGACAAGGTCGTGGTCGGCCGCGCCCGCAAGGTGCAGCAGTTCCTGGGCCAGCCGTTCCACGTCGCCGAGGTGTTCACCGGCACCCCGGGCAAGTACGTGCGGCTCGAGGACACGATCCGCGGCTTCCAGGAGATCCTGGAGGGCAAGTACGACGACCTGCCCGAGCAGGCCTTCCGCCTGGTGGGCGGCATCGAGGAGGTCGTCGAGGCGGCCGAGAAGCTGAAGGCGACCGCGTAG
- the atpG gene encoding ATP synthase F1 subunit gamma, translating into MATQQDIARRIRSVRNTGKITKAMELVAASRLRRAQARIEGLRPYADRLQQLTVEVAAVTSRAHGQPLLEKREVKGVAVLALTADRGLAGAFNANVIRRSLAVAAEQRGQGREVHWLAVGRKGGSSLRFRGQEIEASYTGITDRPKYSDASAIAERVAELYVEGQVDLVVMVYNRFVSALTQRLETVEVLPVPEEVLTGEEVELIEGAYLEEPDRSEILARLLPTYVEVTIYRALLESTASEHGSRMTAMGNASENASNLIDSLTLEMNRARQAEITQEILEVVAGADALE; encoded by the coding sequence ATGGCAACGCAGCAGGACATCGCGCGCCGCATCCGGTCGGTGCGCAACACCGGCAAGATCACCAAGGCGATGGAGCTCGTGGCCGCGTCCCGGCTGCGGCGCGCCCAGGCCCGCATCGAGGGCCTGCGGCCCTACGCCGACCGCCTGCAGCAGCTGACGGTCGAGGTGGCCGCGGTGACGTCGCGGGCCCATGGCCAGCCGCTGCTCGAGAAGCGCGAGGTGAAGGGCGTGGCGGTGCTGGCGCTGACGGCCGACCGCGGCCTCGCCGGCGCGTTCAACGCGAACGTGATCCGGCGGTCGCTGGCCGTCGCCGCCGAGCAGCGCGGTCAGGGTCGCGAGGTGCACTGGCTGGCTGTGGGGCGCAAGGGCGGCTCCTCGCTGCGCTTCCGTGGCCAGGAGATCGAGGCCTCGTACACGGGGATCACCGACCGGCCGAAGTACTCGGACGCGAGCGCGATCGCCGAACGCGTCGCCGAGCTCTACGTCGAGGGCCAGGTCGACCTCGTCGTGATGGTCTACAACCGCTTCGTCTCGGCCCTGACCCAGCGCCTGGAGACGGTCGAGGTGCTGCCCGTCCCCGAGGAGGTGCTGACCGGGGAGGAGGTCGAGCTGATCGAGGGCGCCTACCTCGAGGAGCCGGACCGCTCCGAGATCCTGGCCAGGCTGCTGCCGACGTACGTCGAGGTGACCATCTACCGGGCGCTGCTCGAATCGACCGCCTCCGAGCACGGCTCCCGCATGACGGCGATGGGCAACGCCTCCGAGAACGCCTCCAACCTGATCGACTCGCTGACCCTCGAGATGAACCGCGCCCGCCAGGCCGAGATCACCCAGGAGATCCTCGAGGTGGTCGCGGGTGCAGACGCACTCGAATAA
- a CDS encoding ABC transporter ATP-binding protein yields the protein MALLEVRDLKTQFRTDDGIVGAVDGVSFSVDPGKTLAIVGESGCGKSVTCLTILGLNPRAKTISTGEAIFKGRNLLELPPSELRKVRGNEISMIFQDPMTSLNPVHSIGKQLREAIQLHNKETKAAASKRALEMLKAVGIPRAETRLEDYPHQFSGGMRQRVMIAMALINNPDLLIADEPTTALDVTTQAQILKLMNDLQRDFGSAIIMITHDLGVVAETADEVLVMYAAKPAEQGTYSDIFYHAHHPYTWGLMRSLPRLAQHGQELRPIAGSPPSLLRPPTGCRFHLRCPYAMEVCRTTEPEFASVEGTEAHRAACHLDEATKKREAETLVAETMASTG from the coding sequence GTGGCACTTCTCGAAGTCCGCGACCTGAAGACCCAGTTCCGCACGGACGACGGCATCGTCGGCGCGGTGGACGGGGTGTCGTTCTCGGTCGACCCGGGCAAGACGCTCGCCATCGTGGGCGAGTCCGGGTGCGGCAAGAGCGTCACCTGCCTGACGATCCTCGGCCTGAACCCGCGGGCGAAGACGATCTCGACGGGCGAGGCGATCTTCAAGGGCAGGAACCTGCTCGAGCTGCCGCCGTCGGAGCTGCGCAAGGTGCGCGGGAACGAGATCTCGATGATCTTCCAGGATCCGATGACGTCGCTGAATCCTGTGCACTCGATCGGGAAGCAGCTGCGCGAGGCGATCCAGCTGCACAACAAGGAGACGAAGGCGGCCGCCTCGAAGCGGGCGCTCGAGATGCTGAAGGCAGTGGGCATCCCCCGGGCCGAGACGCGGCTCGAGGACTACCCGCACCAGTTCTCGGGCGGCATGCGCCAGCGGGTGATGATCGCGATGGCGCTCATCAACAACCCCGACCTCCTGATCGCCGACGAGCCGACGACCGCGCTCGACGTGACGACGCAGGCCCAGATCCTGAAGCTGATGAACGACCTCCAGCGCGACTTCGGCAGCGCGATCATCATGATCACGCACGACCTGGGCGTCGTCGCGGAGACGGCCGACGAGGTGCTCGTGATGTACGCGGCCAAGCCGGCCGAGCAGGGCACCTATTCCGACATCTTCTACCACGCCCATCACCCCTACACGTGGGGGCTGATGCGGTCGCTGCCGCGGCTCGCCCAGCACGGGCAGGAGCTCCGGCCGATCGCCGGATCGCCGCCGTCGCTGCTGCGGCCGCCGACGGGCTGCCGCTTCCACCTGCGCTGCCCGTACGCGATGGAGGTGTGCCGCACGACCGAGCCGGAGTTCGCGTCGGTCGAGGGCACGGAAGCTCACCGGGCCGCCTGCCATCTCGACGAGGCCACCAAGAAGCGGGAGGCCGAGACGCTCGTGGCCGAGACGATGGCGTCGACGGGCTAG
- a CDS encoding ABC transporter substrate-binding protein, which produces MPHVNGGTLKVAAHGDIDFIDPALAYYQTSWQVEYATCVKLLNYPDKSGDAGKVLTPEAASAMPTVSADGKTYTFTVPAGKYKFNTGEPVTAATFQHALERDLSPKQASYFGATFLTDIQGASGYKGLPAHVSGIKVTGDKLAITLTEKDAGFLSKVATPFACAIPKDTPVNSKGVQSIAGAGPFYIANWVQHRSLVLKKNPYYKGPRPHYLDSIDYTQLTIDQQQGTLELKNGQLDYCPDCVPGSQNFQLNQEFGPDGSSTKQTGNQRFFITPAAIISYFALNTARPTFQNPLVRQAVNWAIDRPAIEKPYGYGYGTPGDKILPPALPGSQFEKSMYPVTSPTAQDISKAKALIKQAGVKTPLTAIEYSTAGTPSVSQADAVLTANLAKIGITVKPKYFTRALQFQNEGTKGVAMDIANEGWIEDYPDPYDFMNILLSGDNIPKTGGNNFSYFNVPKYNQQMDHANTLSGNARYQEYGSIATDMMKNNPPWAPWLYTNNIDFFGPKVGCTVDTPSYIMDLTTMCLRK; this is translated from the coding sequence GTGCCGCACGTCAACGGTGGCACGCTCAAGGTCGCCGCGCACGGCGACATCGACTTCATCGACCCGGCGCTGGCGTACTACCAGACGTCGTGGCAGGTCGAGTACGCGACGTGCGTGAAGCTCCTGAACTACCCCGACAAGTCGGGTGACGCCGGCAAGGTGCTGACGCCGGAAGCAGCGTCCGCCATGCCGACCGTCTCCGCGGACGGCAAGACCTACACCTTCACGGTGCCGGCCGGGAAGTACAAGTTCAACACCGGTGAGCCCGTGACGGCCGCGACGTTCCAGCACGCACTGGAGCGCGACCTCTCGCCGAAGCAGGCGTCGTACTTCGGCGCCACGTTCCTGACCGACATCCAGGGCGCCTCGGGCTACAAGGGCCTCCCGGCCCACGTCTCGGGCATCAAGGTCACGGGCGACAAGCTCGCGATCACCCTGACCGAGAAGGACGCCGGCTTCCTGTCCAAGGTGGCCACGCCGTTCGCCTGCGCGATCCCCAAGGACACCCCGGTGAACAGCAAGGGCGTCCAGTCGATCGCAGGCGCCGGCCCGTTCTACATCGCCAACTGGGTCCAGCACCGCTCGCTCGTGCTGAAGAAGAACCCGTACTACAAGGGTCCTCGCCCGCACTACCTGGACTCGATCGACTACACGCAGCTGACGATCGACCAGCAGCAGGGCACCCTGGAGCTGAAGAACGGCCAGCTCGACTACTGCCCGGACTGCGTCCCTGGTAGCCAGAACTTCCAGCTGAACCAGGAGTTCGGCCCGGACGGCTCGTCGACGAAGCAGACGGGGAACCAGCGGTTCTTCATCACCCCGGCTGCGATCATCTCGTACTTCGCGCTCAACACGGCGCGGCCGACCTTCCAGAACCCGCTCGTGCGTCAGGCGGTCAACTGGGCGATCGACCGGCCGGCGATCGAGAAGCCGTACGGTTACGGCTACGGCACGCCGGGCGACAAGATCCTGCCGCCCGCTCTGCCTGGATCGCAGTTCGAGAAGAGCATGTATCCCGTGACCAGCCCGACCGCCCAGGACATCTCCAAGGCCAAGGCGCTGATCAAGCAGGCAGGGGTGAAGACGCCCCTGACGGCGATCGAGTACTCGACCGCCGGCACGCCGTCGGTCAGCCAGGCCGACGCCGTCCTGACGGCGAACCTCGCCAAGATCGGGATCACCGTGAAGCCGAAGTACTTCACGCGTGCTCTGCAGTTCCAGAACGAGGGCACCAAGGGTGTCGCGATGGACATCGCGAATGAAGGCTGGATCGAGGACTACCCGGATCCGTACGACTTCATGAACATCCTGCTCTCCGGCGACAACATCCCGAAGACTGGTGGGAACAACTTCTCGTACTTCAACGTACCGAAGTACAACCAGCAGATGGATCACGCCAACACGCTGAGCGGCAACGCTCGGTATCAGGAGTACGGCAGCATCGCGACGGACATGATGAAGAACAACCCGCCGTGGGCGCCGTGGCTGTACACGAACAACATCGACTTCTTCGGCCCCAAGGTCGGATGCACGGTCGATACCCCCTCGTACATCATGGATCTGACCACGATGTGCCTGAGGAAGTAG
- the atpA gene encoding F0F1 ATP synthase subunit alpha, with translation MKLRPDEIANILKTEIERYDVEAEVEEVGTVIQLGDGIARVYGLDRCVAMEKLEFGHGVTGLALNLEEDNVACVLFGEWAQIKEGDTVRRTGDVMSIPVGEKLIGRVVNPLGEPIDGGPEIETDEVRPMEFKAPGVVDRQPVSEPVQTGIKSIDSMIPIGRGQRELIIGDRTTGKTAICVDTILNQKGQDLVCIYVAIGQKASTVRAVEAQLRKAGAMDYTIIVSASATEAAPIKFMAPYAGCAMGEHFLYNGKHALVMYDDLSKHADAYRQMSLLVRRPPGREAYPGDVFYLHSRLLERAVKLSDELGAGSLTALPVIETQAGDVSAYIPTNVISITDGQIFLQSDLFYSGVRPAINAGISVSRVGGDAQIRAMKKVAGRLRLDLAAYRELEAFSQFGSELDQATQNQLARGERVVASLNQPQHAPWPVAEQVVVIWSVTNGYVDSIPVEDVSRFNDELVESLRAEGSILSAIDESRDLTDETIESLRKHLDTFKDSFFVEGDKDAAGTAA, from the coding sequence GTGAAGCTGCGACCAGACGAGATCGCGAACATCCTGAAGACCGAGATCGAGCGCTACGACGTCGAGGCCGAGGTCGAGGAGGTCGGCACCGTCATCCAGCTCGGCGACGGCATCGCCCGCGTCTACGGCCTCGACCGCTGTGTGGCGATGGAGAAGCTCGAGTTCGGACACGGGGTCACCGGCCTCGCGCTGAACCTCGAGGAGGACAACGTCGCCTGCGTGCTCTTCGGCGAGTGGGCCCAGATCAAGGAGGGCGACACCGTCCGCCGCACCGGCGATGTCATGTCGATCCCGGTCGGCGAGAAGCTGATCGGCCGCGTCGTCAACCCTCTGGGCGAGCCGATCGACGGCGGCCCCGAGATCGAGACCGACGAGGTCCGGCCCATGGAGTTCAAGGCGCCGGGCGTCGTCGACCGCCAGCCGGTGTCGGAGCCGGTGCAGACGGGCATCAAGTCGATCGACTCGATGATCCCGATCGGCCGCGGCCAGCGCGAGCTGATCATCGGCGACCGCACCACCGGCAAGACGGCCATCTGCGTCGACACGATCCTGAACCAGAAGGGCCAGGATCTTGTCTGCATCTACGTCGCCATCGGCCAGAAGGCCTCGACCGTGCGGGCCGTCGAGGCCCAGCTGCGCAAGGCCGGCGCGATGGACTACACGATCATCGTCTCGGCGTCGGCGACCGAGGCCGCCCCGATCAAGTTCATGGCCCCGTACGCCGGCTGCGCCATGGGCGAGCACTTCCTCTACAACGGGAAGCACGCCCTGGTCATGTACGACGACCTGTCCAAGCACGCCGACGCCTACCGGCAGATGTCCCTGCTCGTGCGCCGGCCGCCCGGCCGCGAGGCCTACCCCGGCGATGTCTTCTACCTGCACTCGCGCCTGCTGGAGCGGGCGGTGAAGCTCTCCGACGAGCTCGGCGCCGGGTCGCTCACGGCGCTGCCCGTGATCGAGACCCAGGCCGGCGACGTGTCGGCCTACATCCCGACGAACGTCATCTCGATCACCGACGGCCAGATCTTCCTGCAGTCCGACCTGTTCTACTCGGGCGTGCGGCCCGCCATCAACGCCGGCATCTCGGTGTCCCGCGTCGGCGGCGACGCCCAGATCCGGGCGATGAAGAAGGTCGCCGGGCGCCTGCGCCTCGACCTGGCCGCCTACCGCGAGCTGGAGGCGTTCTCGCAGTTCGGCTCCGAGCTCGACCAGGCCACCCAGAACCAGCTCGCCCGCGGCGAGCGCGTCGTGGCGTCGTTGAACCAGCCGCAGCACGCGCCGTGGCCGGTGGCCGAGCAGGTCGTCGTGATCTGGTCGGTCACGAACGGCTACGTCGACTCGATCCCCGTGGAGGACGTGTCCCGGTTCAACGACGAGCTGGTGGAGTCGCTGCGGGCCGAGGGCTCGATCCTGAGCGCGATCGACGAGTCCCGCGACCTCACCGACGAGACGATCGAGAGCCTGCGCAAGCACCTCGACACGTTCAAGGACAGCTTCTTCGTCGAGGGCGACAAGGACGCGGCCGGCACCGCCGCATAG
- a CDS encoding ABC transporter permease — translation MVRYVIRRLLWAVVLFIAVTVVTYVIFFMIPLDPARLAAGKSATPQEVKAVAHRLYLDRPIYQQYLHFLGQLVFHGSLGYSFNDRQSVNSSIFSAAPVTASLVLGGAVVWMLIAVPIGILSALKPRSVLDRSAMVGVLCGISAHPVWIGLMASYIFGYKLNLLPIQGYCNLRGGAAGQICGGPVDWFTHMLMPWIVFAVLYAAIYVRMIRANVMETLNEDYVRTARAKGAPESIVMRRHVLRNAMLPVVTMLGMDIAIALGGAVLIEEVFGLPGLGDLAIQSVYQFDLPKIVGVTVFASVLVIGFNLLVDLLYAWIDPRIRLA, via the coding sequence ATGGTTCGCTACGTGATTCGGCGCCTGCTCTGGGCTGTCGTCCTCTTCATCGCCGTGACGGTGGTCACGTACGTCATCTTCTTCATGATCCCGCTCGACCCGGCGAGGCTCGCCGCCGGGAAGTCGGCGACGCCGCAGGAGGTGAAGGCGGTGGCGCACCGGCTCTACCTCGACCGGCCGATCTACCAGCAGTACCTGCACTTCCTGGGCCAGCTGGTGTTCCACGGCAGCCTCGGCTACTCGTTCAACGACCGCCAGAGCGTGAACTCCTCGATCTTCTCGGCGGCGCCGGTGACCGCCTCGCTCGTCCTCGGCGGTGCGGTGGTGTGGATGCTGATCGCCGTGCCCATCGGCATCCTCTCGGCGCTCAAGCCGCGCTCGGTGCTCGACCGCTCCGCGATGGTGGGCGTGCTCTGCGGCATCTCCGCCCATCCGGTGTGGATCGGCCTGATGGCGTCCTACATCTTCGGGTACAAGCTGAACCTGCTCCCGATCCAGGGCTACTGCAACCTGCGGGGAGGTGCGGCGGGCCAGATCTGCGGCGGGCCGGTCGACTGGTTCACGCACATGCTGATGCCGTGGATCGTCTTCGCCGTCCTCTACGCGGCCATCTACGTCCGTATGATCCGCGCGAATGTGATGGAGACGCTGAACGAGGACTACGTGCGCACGGCCCGTGCCAAGGGCGCGCCCGAGTCGATCGTGATGCGCCGGCACGTCCTTCGGAACGCCATGCTGCCCGTCGTCACCATGCTCGGCATGGACATCGCGATCGCGCTGGGAGGCGCGGTCCTGATCGAGGAAGTCTTCGGCTTGCCCGGGCTGGGAGACCTGGCCATCCAGTCGGTCTACCAGTTCGACTTACCGAAGATCGTCGGGGTGACCGTCTTCGCCTCGGTGCTCGTCATCGGCTTCAACCTGCTGGTCGACCTGCTCTACGCATGGATCGACCCACGTATCCGGCTCGCGTAG
- the atpC gene encoding ATP synthase F1 subunit epsilon, translating to MPEFTPYPVELVTPEGIVFSGDAERVVVPGAAGELGILANHAPLISLLQPGETRVTDAEGTVRRYATDDGFVQVRKNQTLVLVGEAVDAESIDASDANRRLDEARAALERANDGDGDVYAARREVGFAEALVKTAAG from the coding sequence ATGCCCGAGTTCACGCCGTACCCGGTCGAGCTGGTCACGCCCGAGGGCATCGTGTTCTCGGGCGACGCCGAGCGCGTGGTGGTGCCCGGCGCCGCCGGCGAGCTCGGCATCCTGGCCAACCACGCCCCGCTGATCTCGCTGCTCCAGCCCGGCGAGACCCGGGTCACGGATGCCGAGGGCACGGTGCGCCGCTACGCCACCGACGACGGCTTCGTGCAGGTGCGCAAGAACCAGACGCTCGTGCTCGTGGGCGAGGCCGTCGACGCCGAGTCGATCGACGCGTCGGATGCCAATCGGCGGCTGGACGAGGCGCGGGCGGCGCTCGAGCGGGCCAACGACGGCGACGGCGATGTCTATGCCGCCCGGCGCGAGGTCGGGTTCGCCGAGGCGCTGGTCAAGACCGCGGCTGGCTGA
- a CDS encoding ABC transporter permease, with protein MASERTTLVPGAAAVGGTSVSGEVEGSGDAIRARGYWEQAWIRFRRDRVAVASGVVIILIVLVAFIGAPIAAHVLGHGPNDINSNAVINFAPAGPWTTVKNLDGTGSSLYVLGASDAVGRDELLRVLSGARVSLEVAIFATIIGVFIGVVLGTLAGFYGGLMDTVVSRMTEIVMAFPLLLFAIGIAATVGDRLNSYTMFGIFVPGIVTLIIIISVFSWYYPARIVRAQVLSLREKEYVEAAKMVGCSNFRIMRSHLLPHLVGTIIVYGTLTVATNILFEAALSYLGVGLPPPNASWGNLLSDAVNWYTVQPWLIVWPGVAILITTLAFNLLGDGLRDAIDPRSTL; from the coding sequence ATGGCGTCCGAACGTACGACACTCGTCCCCGGGGCAGCTGCTGTCGGCGGCACCAGCGTCTCCGGAGAGGTCGAGGGCTCCGGCGACGCGATCCGCGCCCGCGGCTACTGGGAGCAGGCGTGGATTCGCTTCAGGCGCGACCGCGTCGCCGTGGCCAGCGGCGTCGTGATCATCCTGATCGTGCTGGTCGCCTTCATCGGCGCGCCGATCGCGGCCCACGTCCTCGGCCACGGGCCGAACGACATCAACTCGAACGCGGTCATCAACTTCGCGCCGGCCGGCCCGTGGACGACGGTCAAGAACCTCGACGGGACGGGCTCGAGCCTCTACGTGCTGGGCGCGTCCGACGCCGTCGGCCGCGACGAGCTCCTGCGCGTGCTCTCGGGCGCTCGCGTGTCGCTCGAGGTCGCGATCTTCGCGACCATCATCGGCGTCTTCATCGGCGTCGTCCTGGGGACCCTCGCCGGCTTCTACGGCGGCCTGATGGACACCGTCGTGTCGCGCATGACCGAGATCGTGATGGCGTTCCCGCTGCTCCTGTTCGCGATCGGAATCGCGGCTACCGTCGGCGACCGGCTCAACTCCTACACGATGTTCGGGATATTCGTGCCCGGAATCGTCACGCTGATCATCATCATCAGCGTGTTCTCGTGGTACTACCCCGCCCGCATCGTGCGGGCGCAGGTGCTGTCGCTGCGCGAGAAGGAGTACGTCGAGGCGGCCAAGATGGTCGGCTGCTCGAACTTCCGCATCATGCGGTCGCACCTGCTGCCGCACCTGGTCGGCACCATCATCGTCTACGGCACGCTGACCGTGGCCACGAACATCCTGTTCGAGGCCGCCCTGTCGTACCTGGGCGTGGGCCTGCCGCCCCCGAACGCCAGCTGGGGCAACCTGCTCTCCGACGCCGTCAACTGGTACACGGTGCAGCCGTGGCTGATCGTCTGGCCGGGCGTCGCGATCCTGATCACGACGCTCGCCTTCAACCTGCTCGGCGACGGCCTGCGCGACGCGATCGACCCGCGCTCGACGCTCTAA
- a CDS encoding oligopeptide/dipeptide ABC transporter ATP-binding protein yields MAEELLAVQDLKKHFPVTRGIIFQKEVARVRAVDGVSFTIRKGETLGVVGESGCGKSTMARCVMRLLDSTGGSIVFDGLDITKLKGSSLMRMRREMMMVFQDPYASLNPRKRVGFIIGEALDVHKIGTAAENKRRVQELLDVVGLNPEHYNRFPHEFSGGQRQRIGVARALAIRPKLIVCDEPVSALDVSVQAQILNLLKRLQQEFDLTYMFIAHDLDVVRHISDRVAVMYLGKMVELGKGDELYDHPLHPYTGALLSAIPIPNPDVARARKPIVLEGDVPSPINPPSACRFHPRCPRFQPGTCDVDEPLLEPGGDDGHLKACHFPLETWPMSDLRLPSGASTG; encoded by the coding sequence ATGGCTGAAGAGCTTCTCGCCGTCCAGGATCTTAAGAAGCACTTCCCGGTGACCCGCGGGATCATCTTCCAGAAGGAGGTCGCGCGCGTGCGCGCGGTCGACGGCGTCTCCTTCACGATCAGGAAGGGCGAGACGCTCGGCGTCGTCGGCGAGTCCGGCTGCGGCAAGTCGACGATGGCCCGCTGCGTCATGCGCCTGCTCGACTCGACCGGAGGATCGATCGTGTTCGACGGCCTGGACATCACCAAGCTCAAGGGCTCGTCGCTCATGCGGATGCGGCGCGAGATGATGATGGTGTTCCAGGACCCGTACGCGTCGCTCAACCCGCGCAAGCGGGTCGGCTTCATCATCGGCGAGGCCCTCGACGTGCACAAGATCGGCACGGCGGCCGAGAACAAGCGCCGCGTGCAGGAGCTGCTCGACGTCGTCGGCCTGAACCCGGAGCACTACAACCGCTTCCCGCACGAGTTCTCCGGCGGCCAGCGCCAGCGCATCGGCGTCGCCCGGGCGCTCGCCATCCGGCCGAAGCTGATCGTGTGCGACGAGCCGGTGTCGGCGCTCGACGTGTCGGTGCAGGCGCAGATCCTGAACCTGCTGAAGCGGCTCCAGCAGGAGTTCGACCTGACCTACATGTTCATCGCCCACGACCTGGACGTCGTCCGCCACATCTCCGACCGCGTGGCCGTGATGTACCTGGGCAAGATGGTCGAGCTGGGCAAGGGCGACGAGCTCTACGACCATCCGCTGCATCCGTACACGGGCGCGCTGCTCTCGGCGATCCCGATCCCGAACCCCGATGTGGCCCGCGCCCGCAAGCCAATCGTCCTCGAGGGTGACGTGCCGAGCCCGATCAACCCGCCCAGCGCCTGCCGGTTCCACCCCCGCTGCCCGCGCTTCCAGCCGGGCACGTGCGACGTCGACGAGCCCCTGCTCGAGCCGGGCGGCGACGACGGCCACCTCAAGGCATGCCACTTCCCGCTCGAGACCTGGCCGATGAGCGACCTGCGCCTGCCCAGCGGGGCCTCCACGGGCTGA
- a CDS encoding zf-HC2 domain-containing protein: protein MYLGFPNRSDCDRARELASRSLDGDLAEFDLGSLRAHLQECAACAEVAAAMGEITERVRTAVPMDPAPADVVAHMHVQAQAIDIRAERQLRRRPARRTRHRIAATAVAITAAAAAAGAGALVASQGHRTTAQVKQPTTLAELAPLDHQFRSIREGKLLLVLPPPRVHSPHVRSVLV, encoded by the coding sequence ATGTACCTCGGATTTCCCAACCGCAGCGATTGTGACCGCGCCCGCGAGCTCGCCTCGAGGAGCCTCGACGGCGACCTGGCCGAGTTCGACCTGGGCAGCCTGCGCGCGCACCTGCAGGAGTGCGCCGCGTGCGCCGAGGTGGCCGCGGCGATGGGGGAGATCACCGAGCGCGTGCGCACGGCCGTGCCGATGGATCCGGCGCCGGCGGACGTGGTCGCGCACATGCACGTGCAAGCTCAGGCAATTGACATCCGAGCCGAGCGCCAATTGCGACGGCGGCCGGCCCGCCGCACGCGCCACCGGATCGCCGCGACGGCGGTCGCGATCACGGCCGCCGCGGCCGCGGCGGGCGCCGGCGCGCTCGTCGCCTCGCAGGGCCATCGCACCACCGCCCAGGTGAAGCAGCCGACGACGCTCGCCGAGCTGGCCCCGCTCGACCACCAGTTCCGCAGCATTCGCGAGGGCAAGCTGCTGCTCGTCCTGCCGCCGCCGCGCGTGCACTCCCCGCACGTGCGCAGCGTCCTGGTGTAG